A portion of the Candidatus Ruthia endofausta genome contains these proteins:
- a CDS encoding DUF2189 domain-containing protein, whose translation MLQTQRMAKGLNKKARIKQVSYGAPFMWLKQGVEDFIKCPTLALFYGALFTSFSYFYWDFLSNSPSLSDLSAPLLAIVVIIFGPISAMAMYDASKRLSAGENLSLGSILMVIKSAFKANGSCPSLFLSVILIVLAIMWMVFTPLIYAVLNTDTFVNQNQTIIEAILADITSFNNPLFLIIYGVFTATIAWISFMISWFSFPMVLDQDVDPFTAANTSIRTALANKIVMLIWIPIVGVIVLASLLTPYFIGMVVAVPILAHATWHAYKSMIGEMK comes from the coding sequence ATGCTACAAACACAGCGGATGGCCAAAGGCCTAAATAAAAAAGCCCGTATTAAACAAGTTAGTTATGGTGCGCCTTTTATGTGGCTAAAACAAGGTGTAGAAGATTTTATAAAGTGCCCAACATTAGCATTATTTTATGGCGCACTATTTACTTCATTTTCCTATTTTTACTGGGATTTTTTATCAAACTCACCGTCACTCAGTGACCTTTCAGCGCCTTTATTAGCCATTGTAGTTATTATATTTGGCCCTATTTCCGCCATGGCCATGTATGACGCCTCAAAGCGTTTATCTGCTGGGGAAAATCTTTCTCTTGGATCTATACTAATGGTGATTAAATCCGCTTTCAAAGCCAATGGCTCTTGTCCTTCATTATTTTTATCTGTTATTTTGATTGTGTTGGCAATTATGTGGATGGTATTTACACCACTTATTTATGCGGTGCTTAACACCGACACTTTTGTTAACCAAAATCAAACAATTATAGAGGCTATCTTGGCTGATATTACCAGCTTTAATAATCCGTTATTTTTAATTATTTATGGTGTTTTCACTGCTACTATTGCTTGGATATCTTTTATGATTAGTTGGTTTTCTTTTCCTATGGTATTGGACCAAGATGTTGACCCATTTACAGCTGCTAATACCAGTATTAGGACTGCATTAGCCAATAAAATTGTAATGCTAATATGGATCCCAATTGTTGGTGTTATTGTTTTAGCCAGTTTATTAACGCCATATTTTATAGGCATGGTAGTTGCTGTCCCAATATTGGCTCACGCTACTTGGCATGCTTATAAATCTATGATTGGTGAGATGAAATAA
- the coxB gene encoding cytochrome c oxidase subunit II, with translation MSKLMPLLGGLVVIVSANVFAKYGFNMTQGVTSISRDIYGLHMMVFWLCVAIAIIVFGVMIYSLVVHRKSQGAVAANFHESTKAELLWTAIPIIILVLMAVPASIVLIDLEDTSKAEMTIKITGHQWKWQYDYPKEGISFISNLKQDSKDLIYSGNRHENYLLEVDNNLVLPVDTPIRLLITSNDVIHNWWVPDFGVKQDANPGFINDAWVQIDEIGTYRGQCAELCGKDHGFMPIVVDVVSKADYAKWVLQQQAAKAATFAKSSKTWREEELISLGQKVYNTNCSSCHGITGKGISGVFPALKGSPIATGDIKKHISIVLHGKAGTAMASYKNILGDADIAAVITFERTAFGNQMGDLIQPVQIKAAR, from the coding sequence ATGAGCAAGTTGATGCCTCTCTTGGGTGGTTTGGTTGTAATAGTGTCAGCAAATGTATTCGCTAAGTATGGTTTTAACATGACGCAAGGGGTTACTTCAATCAGTCGTGATATTTATGGCTTACACATGATGGTGTTTTGGCTTTGTGTTGCCATTGCCATTATCGTGTTTGGCGTTATGATTTATTCGCTGGTTGTGCATCGTAAATCTCAAGGTGCAGTGGCCGCAAATTTTCACGAAAGTACAAAGGCCGAATTACTTTGGACAGCTATTCCTATTATCATTCTAGTATTAATGGCAGTCCCTGCTTCAATTGTACTGATTGATTTAGAGGATACTTCTAAAGCAGAAATGACCATTAAGATTACAGGACATCAGTGGAAATGGCAATATGACTATCCTAAAGAAGGTATTAGTTTTATTTCTAACCTTAAACAAGACTCTAAAGATTTGATTTATTCTGGAAATAGGCATGAGAATTATTTGTTAGAAGTAGACAACAACCTGGTGTTACCAGTAGATACGCCTATTCGTCTTTTAATTACTTCAAATGATGTTATTCACAATTGGTGGGTGCCTGATTTTGGTGTGAAACAGGATGCTAACCCAGGCTTTATTAATGATGCATGGGTGCAGATTGATGAGATTGGCACCTATCGTGGTCAGTGTGCTGAGCTTTGTGGTAAAGACCACGGCTTTATGCCAATTGTGGTTGATGTGGTCTCCAAGGCAGACTACGCTAAGTGGGTATTACAGCAACAGGCAGCTAAAGCGGCAACATTTGCTAAGTCGAGTAAAACTTGGCGCGAAGAAGAATTAATAAGCCTAGGTCAAAAAGTTTATAATACGAATTGTTCTAGTTGTCATGGTATTACCGGCAAAGGTATTTCTGGTGTTTTTCCAGCACTTAAAGGCAGTCCTATTGCAACTGGTGATATCAAAAAACATATTAGTATTGTTTTGCATGGAAAAGCTGGAACAGCAATGGCTAGTTATAAAAACATACTAGGAGATGCTGATATTGCGGCGGTAATTACTTTTGAAAGGACTGCTTTTGGCAATCAAATGGGCGATTTAATCCAGCCAGTACAAATTAAAGCGGCACGATAA
- the ctaD gene encoding cytochrome c oxidase subunit I has translation MTTATATTVTTHTDDYHGPEKGLMRWIKTTNHKDIGSLYLWFAFTMVLIGGAMAMVIRMELFQPGMQLIEPQFFNQMTTMHGLIMVFGAIMPAFVGLGNWLIPMMIGAPDMALPRMNNWSFWILPFAGGILLSTFFMEGGAPAFGWTFYAPLSTTFAPDSTDFFIFAVHLLGFSSIMGAINIIATVLNMRAPEMKLMDMPLFVWTWLITSFLLIGAMPVLAGAVTMMLTDRNFGTTFFDATGGGDPVLFQHIFWFFGHPEVYIMILPAFGVISHIIPTFARKPLFGYSSMVYAAASIAFLSYIVWAHHMFLTGMPVAGELYFMYATMLIAVPTGVKVFNWVSTMWRGSMTFEAPMLWAISFVFLFMIGGFSGLMLGIAPADIQYHDTYFVVAHFHYVLVTGALWSIIAATFYWLPKWTGKMYNETLAKVHFWWAVISVNVLFFPQHFLGLAGMPRRIPDYSLQFADFNMISSIGGFAFGASFILFTYIVIDCIRNGKPADARPWEGAKGLEWTLEPKAQYHSFNTPPTRVLIEKESQHS, from the coding sequence ATGACAACAGCAACAGCAACAACAGTAACAACTCACACCGACGACTATCATGGCCCTGAAAAAGGCTTAATGAGGTGGATTAAAACGACGAACCATAAGGATATTGGTTCACTATATTTATGGTTTGCATTTACTATGGTGCTCATTGGTGGTGCAATGGCAATGGTTATTCGTATGGAGTTATTCCAACCAGGTATGCAACTGATTGAGCCACAATTTTTTAATCAGATGACAACTATGCACGGTTTGATTATGGTATTTGGTGCAATTATGCCAGCGTTTGTTGGTTTGGGTAATTGGCTTATTCCAATGATGATTGGTGCGCCTGATATGGCATTGCCACGGATGAATAATTGGTCTTTTTGGATTCTACCATTTGCTGGTGGTATTTTATTAAGCACGTTTTTTATGGAAGGTGGCGCACCTGCATTTGGCTGGACGTTTTATGCGCCATTATCAACAACGTTTGCACCAGACAGTACTGATTTCTTTATTTTTGCAGTGCATTTATTAGGCTTTTCATCCATCATGGGTGCGATTAATATTATTGCAACTGTGCTTAATATGCGTGCACCAGAGATGAAACTTATGGACATGCCATTATTTGTATGGACATGGTTAATTACCTCATTTTTACTGATTGGTGCGATGCCAGTACTTGCGGGTGCAGTCACTATGATGTTGACAGATCGTAACTTTGGCACAACATTTTTTGATGCAACAGGTGGCGGTGACCCAGTGTTGTTTCAACATATCTTTTGGTTTTTTGGCCATCCTGAAGTTTATATTATGATTTTGCCAGCGTTTGGCGTGATTTCACACATCATCCCAACTTTTGCGCGTAAGCCTTTATTTGGTTATTCGTCGATGGTTTATGCCGCCGCGTCGATTGCATTTTTATCCTACATTGTGTGGGCGCACCATATGTTTTTAACTGGCATGCCAGTTGCAGGCGAGTTGTATTTTATGTACGCCACCATGCTCATTGCTGTGCCAACGGGCGTTAAGGTGTTTAACTGGGTGTCAACTATGTGGAGAGGCTCTATGACCTTTGAAGCGCCAATGTTATGGGCGATTTCATTTGTGTTCTTATTCATGATTGGCGGCTTTTCTGGCTTAATGCTGGGCATTGCACCAGCAGATATTCAGTATCATGACACTTATTTCGTGGTCGCACATTTTCATTATGTATTGGTAACGGGCGCATTATGGTCTATCATTGCGGCAACGTTTTACTGGCTGCCTAAATGGACAGGTAAAATGTATAACGAAACTTTAGCAAAAGTACATTTTTGGTGGGCGGTTATTTCAGTGAATGTATTGTTCTTCCCTCAGCACTTTTTAGGGTTGGCAGGCATGCCTAGACGTATCCCTGATTATTCGTTGCAGTTTGCTGATTTTAATATGATTTCCTCTATCGGTGGTTTTGCGTTTGGTGCATCATTTATTTTATTCACTTATATTGTGATTGATTGTATTCGTAATGGCAAGCCAGCAGATGCTCGTCCTTGGGAGGGTGCTAAAGGTTTGGAATGGACTTTAGAGCCTAAGGCGCAGTATCATAGTTTTAATACGCCACCAACAAGAGTATTAATTGAGAAAGAATCTCAGCACTCTTAA
- a CDS encoding cytochrome c oxidase assembly protein, producing the protein MAKMESRQKITKKFWTKLFLAPILMFFFAYAMVPIYDVFCEITGFNGTTGRVDSEQAYVVDETRKIEVSFFAMTMGGFPVQFGPKVSSMVVIPGKFYTTSYIAKNNTDEIVVGQAVPSVAPTDAAAYFKKLECFCFNKQVFKPHEQVEMTLRFVIEPELDERIKDVSLSYNFFKLKS; encoded by the coding sequence ATGGCTAAAATGGAGAGCAGGCAAAAAATAACAAAGAAGTTTTGGACAAAGTTATTTCTAGCACCAATATTGATGTTTTTCTTTGCTTATGCAATGGTGCCTATTTATGATGTGTTTTGTGAAATTACTGGATTTAATGGCACAACAGGCAGGGTGGATAGTGAACAGGCGTATGTTGTAGATGAGACACGCAAGATTGAGGTCAGTTTTTTTGCCATGACAATGGGTGGCTTCCCAGTCCAGTTTGGACCTAAAGTAAGTTCAATGGTGGTCATACCTGGTAAGTTCTATACCACCAGCTATATTGCTAAGAACAATACTGATGAAATTGTTGTTGGACAAGCAGTTCCTAGTGTTGCACCGACAGATGCTGCTGCATATTTCAAAAAATTAGAATGTTTTTGTTTTAATAAACAAGTGTTTAAGCCACATGAGCAAGTTGAGATGACCTTAAGATTTGTGATTGAGCCAGAATTAGACGAACGTATTAAAGACGTGAGTCTGTCTTATAATTTTTTTAAACTTAAGAGCTAA
- a CDS encoding cytochrome c oxidase subunit 3 encodes MNEQEYYVPSGTYWPIIGSIGVATLFVGFANQMHGASWGGPIMALGFAILVFMMFGWFGQVVKESTSDMYNSQVDRSFRWGMSWFIFSEVMFFAAFFGALFYARQLSVPWLGGSDNNMFTPELWDGFSATWQQIAFNTPGATLQSGIAVSVPTQLVDAWGLPALNTALLLLSGVTLTFAHHALRAGHRNKIIGWLIATIILGVLFLGFQITEYGHAYHDGLKLTSGIYGSTFYMLTGFHGFHVTVGVLMLTVILYRVQKGHFSVDNHFGFEGVAWYWHFVDVVWLGLFIFVYWL; translated from the coding sequence ATGAACGAACAAGAATATTACGTGCCAAGTGGCACCTACTGGCCTATTATCGGCTCAATTGGTGTCGCTACTCTATTTGTAGGTTTTGCTAACCAAATGCATGGTGCTAGTTGGGGTGGGCCAATCATGGCTTTGGGGTTTGCTATTTTGGTGTTTATGATGTTTGGCTGGTTTGGTCAAGTAGTTAAGGAAAGCACTAGCGATATGTACAACAGCCAAGTTGATCGTTCATTTCGCTGGGGCATGAGTTGGTTTATTTTTTCTGAGGTGATGTTTTTTGCCGCTTTTTTTGGTGCGTTGTTTTATGCAAGGCAATTATCAGTTCCGTGGCTGGGTGGTTCAGATAATAATATGTTCACGCCAGAGTTATGGGACGGTTTTAGCGCAACATGGCAGCAAATTGCCTTTAATACACCAGGCGCAACGCTACAATCAGGCATAGCGGTTTCTGTACCAACACAATTGGTTGATGCTTGGGGCTTGCCAGCACTTAATACCGCATTATTATTATTATCAGGCGTTACTTTAACATTTGCACACCACGCATTGCGCGCAGGTCATCGTAATAAAATCATTGGCTGGTTGATTGCCACCATTATTTTAGGAGTTTTATTTTTAGGTTTTCAAATTACCGAGTATGGACATGCATATCATGATGGTCTAAAACTAACCTCTGGTATTTATGGATCAACGTTTTATATGTTAACTGGCTTCCATGGTTTTCATGTAACAGTGGGCGTGCTTATGTTAACGGTTATTCTTTATCGTGTACAAAAAGGGCACTTTAGTGTAGACAATCATTTTGGCTTTGAAGGTGTTGCTTGGTATTGGCATTTTGTGGATGTGGTTTGGCTGGGTTTATTTATCTTTGTATACTGGCTGTAA
- a CDS encoding twin transmembrane helix small protein, translating into MTQVIIIVIIVAILIALGSGLLGMLRGGSAGSDKMFKSLVIRVVLSLFLFILVMFAAFMGWIEPNMVMMDVPYLSD; encoded by the coding sequence ATGACACAAGTTATTATCATCGTTATTATTGTTGCTATTTTAATAGCACTAGGTTCAGGTTTATTGGGCATGCTTAGAGGTGGGTCAGCTGGCTCAGATAAAATGTTTAAATCATTAGTGATACGCGTAGTCTTGTCCTTATTCTTGTTTATCTTAGTTATGTTTGCTGCGTTTATGGGTTGGATAGAACCAAATATGGTTATGATGGATGTGCCCTACTTAAGTGATTAA
- a CDS encoding SURF1 family protein codes for MIKRTIFIPAVLILLSIYGLASLGFWQLERADEKRAIEHGIILAQQNPTQLVTNIDELLNKEHYQVLLKGHYDTNKQFIYDNQIVKGNAGYYVLTPFILSDKTAILVNRGFVPWYGKREQLTDIKLDNLPRVIKVELIKPVERIRLKQQPIKPNFPILIQSLNLDELSTISDYQIITMLARLDVKASDGFFRQWQPFYGSIDKHLGYALQWFLMALVLGIIALKLLIKN; via the coding sequence GTGATTAAACGCACTATTTTTATACCTGCAGTTTTAATACTTTTAAGTATTTATGGACTAGCATCGTTAGGATTTTGGCAACTTGAGCGTGCTGATGAAAAACGAGCAATTGAGCATGGAATTATCTTGGCGCAACAAAACCCAACTCAATTGGTAACAAACATAGATGAGTTATTAAATAAAGAGCATTATCAAGTTTTACTAAAAGGTCATTACGACACCAACAAACAATTTATTTATGATAATCAAATTGTTAAAGGCAATGCAGGTTATTATGTGCTCACGCCATTCATTTTAAGTGATAAAACTGCTATTTTAGTAAATCGAGGTTTTGTACCTTGGTATGGAAAGCGTGAGCAATTGACTGATATCAAACTAGATAATTTGCCAAGAGTTATTAAAGTAGAGTTGATTAAGCCTGTTGAACGCATTAGACTTAAGCAACAACCAATCAAGCCAAATTTTCCGATATTAATTCAATCTTTGAATTTGGACGAATTATCCACGATATCTGATTATCAAATTATTACCATGTTGGCACGTCTTGATGTTAAAGCCAGTGATGGTTTTTTCAGACAATGGCAGCCTTTTTACGGCAGTATTGATAAGCATTTAGGCTATGCATTGCAATGGTTTTTAATGGCCTTGGTGTTAGGCATTATTGCCTTGAAATTATTGATCAAAAATTGA